A DNA window from Comamonas sp. 26 contains the following coding sequences:
- a CDS encoding PP2C family serine/threonine-protein phosphatase — MSSSYRIQAATGIHRGDREYQQDQVLLMSHPYAKGCILGIVADGMGGRSGGRKASDQVMLTARQLFERFEPAKEDCMRMLRTIVQDAHTVIRLTAIASEQEPHSTLAAFVVLPDGVCHFIHSGDSRLYHFRGDRLLHRSLDHSYVQALVDRGDITEEEANNHPQSNILLGCLGAESPPPMVHHLLETMQPGDTLMACSDGVWHYFTTQELATVLDGLSPREASEFLIEKARQRAAGGGDNLSLAILKLAEPENAS, encoded by the coding sequence ATGTCATCCAGCTATCGCATCCAGGCCGCAACCGGCATACATCGTGGCGACCGGGAATATCAGCAAGACCAAGTTCTGCTGATGAGCCACCCCTATGCCAAAGGCTGCATTCTTGGCATCGTGGCAGACGGCATGGGTGGGCGCAGCGGCGGGCGCAAGGCATCAGACCAGGTGATGCTCACGGCGCGCCAGTTGTTTGAGCGTTTTGAACCAGCCAAGGAAGACTGCATGCGCATGTTGCGCACCATTGTGCAGGATGCACACACCGTCATTCGCCTCACTGCCATCGCTTCAGAGCAAGAGCCTCACAGCACCCTCGCCGCCTTTGTGGTGCTGCCCGACGGTGTCTGCCACTTCATACATTCTGGCGATTCGCGGCTCTATCACTTCCGGGGCGATCGTCTCCTGCACCGCTCGCTTGACCATTCCTATGTGCAGGCGTTGGTGGACCGCGGCGACATCACGGAAGAAGAAGCCAACAACCACCCGCAATCAAATATCTTGCTGGGCTGCCTGGGTGCGGAAAGCCCGCCGCCCATGGTTCACCATCTCCTCGAAACAATGCAGCCAGGCGATACGCTGATGGCCTGCTCCGATGGTGTCTGGCACTACTTCACCACGCAAGAGCTGGCCACCGTGCTTGATGGACTCTCTCCCCGCGAGGCTTCGGAGTTTCTGATTGAAAAAGCCCGCCAGCGTGCAGCGGGCGGGGGCGACAACCTGTCGCTGGCAATCTTGAAGCTGGCTGAACCAGAAAACGCCAGCTGA
- a CDS encoding AI-2E family transporter codes for MPLLPLHKRAFILLLIAVTLGFGLVLQEYAVAIFWGVTFAIVFAPLHRKLLARMPQKPTLAALATLLISLVMVIFPLVLISLSLIKETAAIYDRINSGNLSAGSYVEQVFNALPSWMTPWMDKLHLGTLAEIQNKLSNIALQVSKLAATKAVGLGQNTLGFVVGFGVMLYLIFFLLRDGKALVARIWVATPLAPDHKRELATKFITVIRATVKGNLAVAAAQGALGGLIFWILGIQGAVLWAVVMAFLSLLPAVGAGLVWGPVAIYFFATGEVTQGVILAAYGVVVIGLVDNVLRPLLVGKDTKMPDYVVLISTLGGMALFGLSGFVIGPAIAALFMAAWELFTSMQEQEEKQLSTEFDQKRAIEDKTIETKEVSKPLEIKPENPGVEP; via the coding sequence ATGCCGCTTCTGCCGCTTCACAAACGTGCATTTATTCTTCTTTTGATAGCAGTTACCCTAGGTTTCGGCTTGGTTCTGCAGGAATATGCCGTAGCTATTTTCTGGGGTGTCACGTTTGCCATTGTCTTTGCCCCCCTGCACCGAAAGCTGCTGGCGCGAATGCCCCAAAAACCAACACTGGCAGCACTTGCAACCCTGCTGATCAGTCTGGTAATGGTGATTTTTCCGCTGGTCTTGATCAGCCTGTCCCTCATCAAAGAGACTGCCGCCATTTACGACCGCATCAACAGCGGTAACCTGTCCGCAGGCAGCTACGTGGAGCAGGTCTTCAACGCCCTGCCCTCATGGATGACGCCCTGGATGGATAAGCTGCATCTGGGCACTTTGGCCGAGATTCAGAACAAGCTTTCCAATATTGCGCTGCAAGTGAGCAAGCTGGCGGCCACCAAGGCCGTGGGCCTCGGTCAGAACACACTGGGCTTCGTGGTCGGCTTCGGCGTAATGCTGTATCTGATCTTCTTTTTGCTGCGTGATGGCAAAGCGCTGGTCGCCCGTATCTGGGTTGCTACCCCTCTGGCGCCCGACCACAAACGCGAGCTTGCTACCAAGTTCATTACCGTCATCCGCGCCACGGTCAAAGGCAACCTGGCTGTTGCTGCGGCACAGGGTGCATTGGGTGGTCTGATTTTCTGGATTCTTGGCATTCAAGGTGCCGTGCTGTGGGCCGTTGTCATGGCCTTTCTATCCCTGCTGCCTGCCGTGGGGGCAGGTCTGGTCTGGGGCCCGGTGGCGATCTACTTTTTCGCCACCGGCGAAGTCACCCAAGGTGTCATCCTTGCCGCTTACGGGGTTGTGGTGATTGGACTGGTAGACAATGTACTTCGACCTTTGCTGGTCGGCAAAGACACCAAGATGCCGGACTATGTTGTCTTGATCTCTACGCTGGGCGGCATGGCCTTGTTTGGACTCTCTGGCTTTGTCATCGGACCTGCGATTGCCGCCCTCTTTATGGCCGCCTGGGAGTTGTTTACCTCCATGCAGGAACAAGAAGAAAAGCAGCTGAGCACTGAATTCGATCAAAAACGCGCAATCGAAGACAAGACAATAGAGACAAAAGAAGTCAGCAAACCGCTTGAAATCAAGCCAGAAAACCCCGGAGTTGAGCCCTAA
- the odhB gene encoding 2-oxoglutarate dehydrogenase complex dihydrolipoyllysine-residue succinyltransferase, whose translation MAIVEVKVPQLSESIAEATMLTWKKKVGEAVAVDEILIEIETDKVVLEVPAPSAGVITEILQGDGATVVAEQLIAKIDSNAVAGAVAAAPAASAPAAAPVAAPASADKSGVAMPAAAKILADNNLSAANVAGSGKDGRVTKGDALTAIKAGAAIPTGAPKAALAQAASPAAPAILGERPEQRVPMTRLRARIAERLLQSQATNAILTTFNEVNMAPVMDMRKKFQDQFTKEHGVKLGFMSFFVKAAVHALKKFPAVNASVDGNDIIYHGYFDIGIAVSSPRGLVVPILRNADQMSFADIEKKIAEFGQKAKEGKLGIEEMTGGTFSISNGGTFGSMMSTPIINPPQSAILGVHATKDRAVVENGQIVIRPMNYLAMSYDHRIIDGREAVLSLVAMKDALEDPSRLLFDL comes from the coding sequence ATGGCTATCGTTGAAGTCAAAGTCCCCCAGTTGTCCGAATCCATCGCTGAAGCAACCATGCTGACCTGGAAGAAAAAGGTTGGCGAGGCTGTGGCCGTGGACGAAATCCTCATCGAAATCGAAACCGACAAGGTCGTGCTCGAAGTGCCTGCTCCTTCTGCTGGCGTGATCACCGAAATCCTGCAAGGCGACGGTGCAACCGTGGTAGCTGAGCAGCTGATCGCCAAGATCGACTCCAACGCTGTGGCGGGTGCCGTGGCTGCAGCTCCGGCTGCCTCGGCTCCTGCTGCTGCTCCCGTGGCAGCGCCTGCCAGTGCAGACAAGAGCGGTGTGGCCATGCCTGCCGCCGCCAAGATCCTGGCCGACAACAACCTGTCCGCAGCCAATGTGGCTGGTTCCGGCAAGGACGGCCGCGTGACCAAGGGTGATGCACTGACCGCCATCAAGGCTGGCGCTGCCATCCCAACCGGCGCACCCAAGGCTGCACTGGCTCAGGCGGCTTCGCCTGCCGCTCCCGCAATTCTGGGCGAGCGCCCAGAGCAGCGCGTGCCCATGACACGTCTGCGTGCCCGTATTGCCGAGCGCCTGCTGCAGTCGCAAGCCACCAACGCCATCCTGACCACGTTCAATGAAGTGAACATGGCTCCCGTGATGGACATGCGCAAGAAGTTCCAGGACCAGTTCACCAAGGAACATGGCGTGAAGCTGGGCTTCATGTCCTTCTTTGTCAAGGCTGCTGTACACGCTCTGAAGAAGTTCCCTGCGGTGAACGCTTCGGTGGACGGCAACGACATCATCTATCACGGTTACTTCGATATCGGTATCGCTGTGAGCTCGCCTCGCGGTCTGGTGGTGCCCATCCTGCGCAATGCAGACCAGATGAGCTTCGCTGACATCGAAAAGAAGATCGCCGAGTTCGGTCAAAAGGCCAAGGAAGGCAAGCTGGGCATTGAAGAAATGACCGGCGGTACTTTCTCCATCTCCAATGGCGGTACCTTCGGCTCGATGATGTCTACCCCCATCATCAACCCTCCTCAGTCCGCCATTCTGGGTGTGCACGCCACCAAGGACCGCGCTGTGGTCGAAAACGGTCAGATCGTGATTCGCCCCATGAACTACTTGGCCATGTCTTATGACCACCGCATCATCGACGGCCGCGAAGCTGTTCTGAGCCTGGTGGCCATGAAGGACGCGCTGGAAGACCCATCCCGTCTGCTGTTTGATCTGTAA
- the zapE gene encoding cell division protein ZapE, which produces MNVKQAYEAELAAKGFKSDPAQLHAVEALQRCADEWTAYKGKRSNALKKLINHPNLPKGVYMYGGVGRGKSFLMECFFNAVPIKRKVRLHFHEFMREVHREMHLMQGTQNPLDALGAKISKKYKLICFDEFHVADITDAMILYKLLESLFANGVGFVTTSNFEPDGLYPGGLHRDRILPAIALLKERMEVVNVDNGTDYRRRTLEDAKLYHCPLGAEAEAAMTDTFNRLAEAHDEEPVMQIETRKIAAKRRAGGVVWFDFRELCGGPRSQNDYLEIATQFHTVLLSDVPELHVNMASAARRFTLLVDVLYDRHVKLIMSAAVPPEQIYTEGPLSHEFPRTVSRLNEMRSKEYLALERRVVDTSLT; this is translated from the coding sequence GTGAATGTAAAACAGGCCTATGAGGCAGAACTGGCCGCCAAGGGATTCAAAAGCGATCCTGCACAACTGCATGCTGTTGAGGCGTTGCAGCGCTGCGCTGATGAATGGACGGCCTACAAAGGCAAGCGCTCCAATGCTCTCAAGAAACTGATCAATCACCCGAACCTGCCCAAGGGCGTCTATATGTACGGCGGGGTGGGGCGCGGCAAGAGCTTTCTGATGGAATGCTTTTTCAACGCCGTGCCCATCAAGCGCAAGGTGCGTCTGCACTTTCACGAATTCATGCGTGAGGTGCATCGCGAGATGCATCTCATGCAAGGCACGCAGAACCCGTTGGATGCGCTGGGTGCCAAGATCTCCAAGAAGTACAAGCTGATCTGTTTTGACGAATTTCATGTGGCCGATATCACGGACGCCATGATTCTCTACAAGCTGCTGGAATCGCTGTTTGCCAATGGCGTGGGCTTTGTGACGACCTCCAATTTCGAGCCGGACGGACTCTACCCTGGCGGCCTGCACCGGGACCGCATCCTGCCTGCGATTGCCTTGCTCAAGGAGCGCATGGAAGTGGTGAATGTGGACAACGGCACTGACTATCGTCGCCGCACGCTGGAAGACGCCAAGCTCTACCATTGCCCGCTGGGAGCCGAGGCTGAAGCGGCCATGACGGACACCTTCAATCGTCTGGCCGAAGCCCATGACGAAGAGCCAGTGATGCAGATCGAGACCCGAAAAATTGCGGCCAAGCGCCGTGCAGGTGGCGTGGTCTGGTTTGATTTTCGCGAGCTGTGCGGCGGCCCGCGCTCGCAAAACGATTACCTTGAAATTGCCACGCAGTTCCATACTGTCTTGTTGTCTGATGTGCCTGAACTGCATGTCAACATGGCATCGGCCGCGCGGCGTTTTACGCTGCTGGTGGATGTGCTGTATGACCGCCATGTCAAGCTCATCATGTCGGCGGCGGTGCCGCCCGAGCAAATTTATACTGAGGGTCCGTTGTCCCATGAATTTCCGCGCACCGTTTCGCGTTTGAACGAGATGCGCTCCAAGGAATATCTGGCGCTGGAGCGCCGCGTGGTCGACACCAGCTTGACCTGA
- a CDS encoding 2-oxoglutarate dehydrogenase E1 component, whose amino-acid sequence MSDQSTIYQAYEGNTYLFGGNAPYVEEMYENYLANPSSVPDSWREYFDALQHVPAVDGTDNKDIPHLPVINAFAERAKQGGTKVVVASGADSELGRKRTAVQQLIAAYRNVGQRWADLDPLKRTERPEIPELELSFYGFTDADQEVVFNTSNTFFGKETMTLRELMNALRETYCGTLGAEYMYATNQNQKRWWQQRLESIRSKPTFNADEKKRILDRLTAAEGLERYLHTKYVGQKRFSLEGGESFIAAMDELINSASAKGVQEVVIGMAHRGRLNVLVNTLGKMPKDLFAEFDHTAPEDLPSGDVKYHQGFSSDVSAKGGPVHLSLAFNPSHLEIVNPVVEGSVRSRMDRRDDPHGKQVLPVLVHGDAAFAGQGVNQETLALSETRGYTTGGTVHIIINNQIGFTTSDPRDLRSTMYCTDIVKMIESPVLHVNGDDPEAVCLAMQLALEFRMEFSKDVVVDIICFRKLGHNEQDTPALTQPLMYKKIGAHPGTRKLYADKLATQGLGDTLGDEMVKAYRAAMDEGRHTQDVVLTNFKSKYAVDWSPFVGKTWTDAGDTAIPLAEWKRLAEKITTLPASVNPHALVKKVYDDRAAMGRGDVNVDWGMGETMAFGSLAASGFPVRLSGEDSGRGTFTHRHAVVHDQKREKWDEGTYIPLQNVADNQAPFVVIDSILSEEAVLGFEYGYASNDPNTLVVWEAQFGDFANGAQVVIDQFIASGEVKWGRVNGLTLMLPHGYEGQGPEHSSARLERFMQLAADANMQIVQPTTASQIFHVLRRQMVRNLRKPLIIMTPKSLLRNKDATSPLSEFTSGGFQTVIPEQDESIVKNAAKVKRIIACSGKVYYDLVKKRTEKEAKDVAIIRVEQLYPFPHKAFAAEVKKYANAADIVWCQDEPQNQGAWFFIQHNIHENMREGQKLGYSGRAASASPAVGYSHLHQEQQKALVEGAFAKLKGFVLTK is encoded by the coding sequence ATGAGCGATCAGTCAACGATCTATCAAGCCTATGAAGGCAACACTTACCTTTTCGGCGGCAATGCGCCTTATGTCGAAGAGATGTATGAGAACTACCTGGCCAACCCCAGCAGCGTTCCCGATTCCTGGCGCGAGTACTTCGACGCTCTGCAGCATGTGCCTGCAGTCGACGGTACCGACAACAAGGACATCCCACACCTGCCTGTGATCAATGCTTTTGCCGAACGTGCAAAGCAAGGTGGCACCAAGGTGGTCGTGGCTTCCGGTGCCGACTCTGAACTGGGTCGCAAGCGCACTGCCGTGCAGCAGCTGATTGCTGCGTACCGCAATGTGGGCCAGCGCTGGGCTGATCTGGATCCTCTGAAGCGCACTGAGCGCCCCGAAATTCCCGAGCTGGAGCTGTCTTTCTACGGCTTCACCGATGCCGACCAAGAAGTGGTGTTCAACACCAGCAACACCTTCTTCGGCAAGGAAACCATGACACTGCGCGAGCTGATGAATGCTTTGCGCGAGACATACTGCGGCACTCTGGGTGCTGAGTACATGTATGCCACCAATCAAAACCAGAAACGCTGGTGGCAACAACGCCTGGAATCCATCCGTTCCAAGCCCACTTTCAACGCCGACGAAAAGAAGCGCATTCTGGATCGTCTGACGGCTGCTGAAGGTCTGGAGCGTTACCTGCACACCAAGTATGTGGGCCAGAAGCGCTTCTCGCTGGAAGGTGGTGAGTCCTTCATCGCTGCTATGGATGAGCTGATCAACTCTGCCAGCGCCAAGGGCGTGCAGGAAGTCGTGATCGGTATGGCTCACCGTGGCCGTTTGAACGTGCTGGTCAACACCCTGGGCAAGATGCCTAAGGATCTGTTCGCCGAGTTCGATCACACCGCTCCTGAAGATCTGCCTTCCGGTGACGTGAAGTACCACCAGGGTTTCAGCTCTGATGTGTCCGCCAAGGGTGGCCCTGTTCACCTGTCGCTGGCGTTCAACCCCTCTCACCTGGAAATCGTCAACCCCGTGGTTGAAGGCTCTGTGCGCTCGCGCATGGACCGTCGTGATGACCCCCACGGCAAGCAAGTGCTGCCCGTGCTGGTTCACGGTGATGCCGCTTTTGCCGGTCAGGGCGTGAATCAGGAAACTTTGGCTCTGTCCGAAACCCGTGGCTACACCACTGGCGGTACGGTCCACATCATCATCAACAATCAGATCGGCTTCACCACCTCTGACCCCCGCGACCTGCGCTCCACGATGTATTGCACCGACATCGTCAAGATGATCGAGTCGCCCGTCCTGCACGTGAACGGTGATGATCCTGAAGCAGTGTGCCTGGCCATGCAACTGGCTCTGGAATTCCGTATGGAATTCTCCAAGGACGTGGTTGTTGACATCATCTGCTTCCGCAAGCTGGGTCACAACGAGCAAGACACTCCTGCCCTGACACAGCCTCTGATGTACAAGAAGATCGGTGCCCACCCCGGCACGCGCAAGCTGTACGCTGACAAGCTGGCCACTCAAGGTCTGGGCGATACGCTGGGCGACGAGATGGTCAAGGCCTACCGCGCTGCCATGGACGAAGGTCGTCACACACAAGATGTGGTGTTGACCAACTTCAAGAGCAAGTACGCCGTGGACTGGAGCCCGTTTGTGGGCAAGACCTGGACTGACGCTGGCGACACCGCCATTCCTCTGGCCGAGTGGAAGCGTCTGGCCGAGAAGATCACCACCCTGCCAGCCAGCGTGAATCCTCATGCACTGGTCAAGAAGGTGTATGACGACCGCGCAGCCATGGGTCGCGGCGATGTGAACGTGGACTGGGGTATGGGTGAAACCATGGCTTTCGGCTCGCTGGCTGCCTCGGGCTTCCCCGTGCGTCTGTCGGGTGAAGACTCCGGTCGCGGCACATTTACCCACCGCCACGCTGTGGTTCACGATCAAAAGCGTGAAAAGTGGGACGAGGGCACATATATCCCTCTGCAAAACGTGGCCGACAACCAGGCTCCGTTCGTCGTGATCGACTCCATCCTGTCTGAAGAGGCAGTGCTGGGCTTCGAATACGGCTACGCATCGAATGATCCCAACACTCTGGTGGTCTGGGAAGCTCAGTTCGGCGACTTCGCCAACGGCGCCCAAGTGGTGATCGACCAGTTCATCGCCTCCGGTGAAGTGAAGTGGGGTCGTGTGAACGGCCTGACTCTGATGCTGCCACACGGCTATGAAGGCCAGGGCCCTGAGCACAGCTCGGCTCGCCTGGAACGCTTCATGCAGCTGGCTGCTGACGCCAACATGCAGATCGTGCAGCCCACAACGGCCAGCCAGATCTTCCACGTGCTGCGTCGTCAGATGGTGCGCAACCTGCGCAAGCCACTGATCATCATGACTCCCAAGTCGTTGCTGCGTAACAAGGACGCCACTTCGCCTCTGTCCGAGTTCACCTCTGGTGGTTTCCAGACCGTGATCCCCGAGCAGGACGAGTCCATCGTCAAGAACGCCGCCAAGGTCAAGCGCATCATCGCCTGCTCGGGCAAGGTGTACTACGATCTGGTGAAGAAGCGTACAGAGAAGGAAGCCAAGGACGTGGCCATCATCCGCGTCGAACAGCTGTATCCCTTCCCCCACAAGGCATTCGCTGCCGAAGTGAAGAAGTACGCCAACGCTGCTGACATCGTGTGGTGCCAGGATGAGCCTCAGAACCAGGGTGCCTGGTTCTTCATTCAGCACAATATTCACGAAAACATGCGTGAAGGCCAGAAGCTGGGCTATTCCGGTCGCGCTGCGTCCGCTTCGCCTGCTGTGGGCTACTCGCATCTGCACCAAGAGCAACAAAAGGCACTGGTGGAAGGCGCATTCGCCAAACTCAAGGGTTTTGTTCTGACCAAATAA
- the lpdA gene encoding dihydrolipoyl dehydrogenase yields MSKQFDVVVIGAGPGGYIAAIRAAQLGFNVACIDEWKNAAGGAAPGGTCTNVGCIPSKALLQSSEHFEHAKLHFADHGISTGKVEMDVAKMIGRKEAIVKQNNDGILYLFKKNKVTFFHGRGSFVKAAEGSYEIKVAGKEEEIITGKQIVVATGSNARALPGVPFDEENILSNDGALSLGKAPKKLGLIGAGVIGLEMGSVWRRLGTEVTVLEGMDKFLPVVDEQIAKEAKKAFDKQGLKIELGVKIGEVKTGKKGVSVAYTNAKGEAQTLDVDKLIISIGRTANTIGLNAEAVGLALDERGAIVVDDLCKTNLPGVWAVGDVVRGPMLAHKAEEEAVAVAERIAGQHGHVNFATIPWVIYTSPEIAWVGRTEQQLKADGVKYKAGTFPFLANGRARALGDTTGMVKFLADAETDEILGVHMVGPMVSELISEAVVAMEFKASSEDIARICHAHPSLSESTKEAALAVDKRTLNF; encoded by the coding sequence ATGAGCAAGCAATTTGACGTCGTCGTTATCGGCGCAGGCCCTGGCGGCTACATCGCTGCAATCCGTGCAGCACAACTGGGTTTCAACGTCGCCTGTATCGACGAGTGGAAGAATGCTGCGGGCGGCGCTGCTCCCGGCGGTACTTGCACCAACGTGGGTTGTATCCCTTCCAAGGCACTGCTGCAGTCTTCCGAGCATTTCGAACATGCCAAGCTGCACTTTGCTGACCACGGTATCTCCACCGGCAAGGTTGAGATGGATGTGGCCAAGATGATTGGTCGCAAGGAAGCCATTGTTAAGCAGAACAACGACGGCATCTTGTACCTGTTCAAGAAGAACAAGGTCACTTTCTTCCACGGCCGTGGCTCCTTCGTCAAAGCTGCTGAAGGCAGCTATGAAATCAAGGTGGCTGGCAAGGAAGAAGAAATCATCACCGGCAAGCAAATCGTTGTGGCCACAGGCTCCAACGCCCGTGCTCTGCCCGGCGTACCTTTCGATGAAGAGAACATCCTCTCCAACGACGGCGCTTTGAGCCTGGGCAAGGCTCCCAAGAAACTGGGCCTGATTGGCGCTGGCGTGATCGGTTTGGAAATGGGTTCGGTCTGGCGTCGCCTGGGCACGGAAGTGACCGTGCTGGAAGGCATGGACAAGTTCCTGCCCGTGGTGGACGAGCAAATCGCCAAGGAAGCCAAGAAGGCTTTCGACAAGCAAGGTCTGAAGATCGAGCTGGGCGTGAAGATCGGCGAAGTCAAGACCGGCAAGAAGGGCGTGTCCGTTGCCTACACCAACGCCAAGGGCGAAGCCCAGACGCTGGATGTGGACAAGCTGATCATCTCGATTGGTCGTACCGCTAACACCATCGGCCTGAACGCTGAAGCCGTGGGCCTGGCTCTGGATGAGCGCGGTGCCATTGTGGTGGACGATCTGTGCAAGACCAATCTGCCAGGTGTGTGGGCTGTGGGCGACGTGGTGCGTGGACCCATGCTTGCACACAAGGCAGAAGAAGAAGCTGTGGCTGTGGCCGAACGCATCGCTGGTCAGCATGGCCATGTGAACTTCGCCACCATCCCATGGGTAATCTACACCAGCCCTGAAATCGCATGGGTGGGCCGCACCGAGCAGCAACTAAAGGCTGACGGCGTCAAGTACAAGGCGGGCACCTTCCCGTTCCTGGCCAACGGCCGCGCTCGTGCTCTGGGCGACACGACCGGCATGGTCAAGTTCCTGGCCGATGCCGAGACTGATGAAATTCTGGGCGTGCACATGGTTGGTCCCATGGTGTCCGAGCTGATCTCTGAAGCCGTGGTGGCCATGGAGTTCAAGGCATCGAGCGAAGACATCGCCCGTATCTGCCACGCACACCCCTCGCTGTCGGAATCCACCAAGGAAGCCGCTCTGGCCGTGGACAAGCGCACACTGAATTTCTAA